A single window of [Clostridium] hylemonae DSM 15053 DNA harbors:
- a CDS encoding ABC transporter ATP-binding protein has protein sequence MSRIQLENVTKKFGKVTALDGISLDIKDKEFFVLFGPAGAGKTTILNCIAGIQIPEEGVVKFDGEVMNLTDAAHRDTAMVFENYALYPQMTVYDNMASPLRSPLYKKDEEYIRQKIQEVAEMMKMDYLLKRLPSQLSNGQKQRVAMGRALVRSPRVYLMDEPLAHLDAKLRNSMRTELKEIQANFGTTSVYVTHDFMEAMSLGDRIAIVNQGKIVQIGTGDEIYYMPRNEFVSQLMGDPEINLIAGTLKKDGDSYTFDMKAGNKSYRLPDDFELFEKLDELGCENVDIGMRPQNLKYSFEPKEGYLKCTVYSYESIGNKSVIVAELEGLQLRMIAPNGLTVRIDQDIYVDMELNYAMFFDAETKEYLTRYNEAAVLALTEQEG, from the coding sequence ATGTCAAGAATACAATTAGAAAACGTTACGAAAAAATTCGGAAAAGTTACGGCTCTGGATGGCATTTCTCTGGATATAAAAGACAAAGAGTTCTTTGTACTGTTTGGCCCTGCAGGAGCGGGAAAAACGACCATTCTCAACTGTATCGCGGGGATCCAGATACCGGAGGAAGGTGTTGTAAAATTTGACGGGGAAGTGATGAACCTGACAGACGCCGCACACAGGGATACTGCCATGGTATTTGAAAACTATGCGCTGTATCCACAGATGACAGTATATGATAATATGGCGTCTCCGCTTAGGAGCCCGCTATACAAAAAGGATGAAGAGTATATCAGACAGAAGATACAGGAAGTGGCCGAGATGATGAAGATGGATTATCTTCTTAAGCGCCTTCCAAGCCAGCTGTCCAACGGACAGAAACAGCGTGTCGCCATGGGGCGCGCCCTCGTTCGTTCCCCGCGGGTGTATCTGATGGATGAGCCGCTTGCGCATCTGGACGCGAAGCTTCGCAATTCCATGCGTACGGAGCTGAAAGAGATCCAGGCAAACTTTGGGACGACGAGCGTTTATGTAACGCATGATTTCATGGAAGCCATGTCTCTGGGGGACAGGATCGCCATTGTAAATCAAGGAAAGATCGTACAGATCGGCACGGGTGATGAGATTTATTACATGCCCCGCAACGAATTCGTGTCCCAGCTTATGGGGGATCCGGAGATCAACCTGATCGCCGGAACGCTGAAAAAAGACGGGGATTCCTATACATTTGACATGAAAGCTGGAAATAAAAGCTACAGACTGCCCGATGATTTTGAACTCTTTGAGAAACTGGATGAGCTCGGCTGTGAAAATGTTGATATCGGCATGAGACCCCAGAATCTGAAATACTCTTTTGAGCCGAAGGAAGGATATCTGAAATGTACCGTTTACAGCTATGAAAGTATCGGGAACAAGTCAGTTATCGTGGCGGAACTTGAGGGCCTGCAGCTTCGCATGATCGCCCCAAACGGCCTTACTGTGAGGATCGACCAGGATATATATGTAGATATGGAACTTAATTATGCTATGTTCTTTGACGCAGAGACAAAAGAATATTTGACGAGATACAACGAAGCCGCGGTGCTGGCTTTGACGGAACAGGAGGGGTAA
- a CDS encoding DUF624 domain-containing protein, translating to MKVFEYDSSFMKFILLLSRLTVLNIIWLLCCIPVVTAGAATAAQYYTASRILGGSTEVWRNFKTGLRLHWKRSSVIWTAFALLTAVFAAEYYILTTAAVPGKTALLAISGLAFLTAVLIMLWIYPVMINFTGSLGEILFNSFVFTFMYAPITLIAAAFYGVAGFLFIRFNFTKGLFVLFGQSLIVYGILVLFEKVLRKYR from the coding sequence ATGAAAGTATTTGAATACGACAGCAGTTTTATGAAATTTATACTTCTCTTAAGCCGGCTTACAGTATTAAATATCATCTGGCTTTTATGCTGTATCCCGGTCGTCACCGCAGGCGCGGCGACCGCCGCCCAGTATTATACGGCCAGCCGGATTCTCGGCGGAAGCACGGAAGTCTGGCGAAATTTCAAGACCGGCCTGAGGCTGCACTGGAAACGCTCCTCCGTTATCTGGACCGCCTTTGCGCTGCTTACCGCCGTCTTTGCCGCGGAATACTACATACTCACCACAGCAGCCGTTCCCGGCAAAACAGCGCTCCTTGCCATATCCGGCCTGGCTTTTCTCACAGCCGTTCTCATAATGCTGTGGATATACCCGGTCATGATCAACTTTACGGGCAGCCTGGGCGAAATACTTTTTAACTCTTTTGTGTTCACCTTCATGTACGCGCCCATCACCCTTATAGCTGCTGCTTTTTACGGTGTCGCCGGCTTTTTGTTTATCCGCTTCAACTTCACAAAAGGTCTCTTCGTCCTGTTCGGCCAGTCGCTGATCGTATACGGGATACTCGTTCTCTTCGAAAAAGTGCTCAGGAAGTACCGGTGA
- a CDS encoding ABC transporter ATP-binding protein encodes MAGLRIEHLYKRYENNGKKKKNAVQNDYAVNDLNLVCEQGEFIALLGPSGCGKTTTLRMTAGLEDITKGDIYIGDTLVNKLHPKDRHIGLAFEDYAMYPPLTVYDNIAFNLKAKGVDKAEIDKRVQEIAPLMQCDDLLDKMPVKLSGGQKQRVNIARAIIRRPELLLMDEPLSHLDGKARQAMRTEIKRLINDIKCTTVYVTHDQLEAMSLADKIAIINFGVLQQFGTPAQVYDDPVNEFVASFIGEPPMNILETTITADEGHFFFTFQDSNLKIAVPERYHNVVSAGFRCKMGVRPMDVLIGGADSVGTPEEVATFENLGDERRIGIHVGEALLMLITDDETRYKSGDIIKLEVRGEKTHLFDIETGERIRE; translated from the coding sequence ATGGCCGGATTAAGAATTGAACACCTTTATAAGCGTTATGAAAATAACGGCAAAAAGAAGAAAAATGCCGTACAGAATGACTATGCCGTAAATGATCTGAATCTCGTATGTGAGCAGGGAGAATTCATAGCCCTGTTAGGCCCCTCCGGGTGCGGCAAGACGACAACTCTGCGTATGACCGCAGGACTGGAAGATATCACAAAAGGAGATATTTATATCGGAGATACGCTCGTGAACAAGCTCCATCCAAAAGACAGGCATATCGGGCTTGCCTTTGAAGATTACGCCATGTATCCGCCGCTTACCGTATATGACAACATTGCGTTTAACTTAAAGGCAAAAGGCGTCGACAAGGCAGAGATCGACAAGCGGGTGCAGGAGATCGCCCCTCTGATGCAGTGTGACGATCTGCTGGATAAAATGCCGGTGAAGCTCTCCGGCGGTCAAAAACAGCGTGTGAATATCGCGCGGGCCATTATCCGCCGGCCGGAGCTGCTTCTCATGGATGAGCCGCTGTCACATCTGGACGGGAAGGCGCGCCAGGCTATGCGTACGGAGATAAAGCGCCTCATCAATGACATCAAATGTACGACCGTCTATGTGACCCATGACCAGCTGGAGGCAATGTCACTGGCAGATAAGATCGCCATCATCAACTTTGGCGTGCTTCAGCAGTTCGGCACGCCGGCGCAGGTGTACGACGATCCGGTAAATGAATTTGTCGCTTCCTTTATCGGAGAGCCTCCGATGAATATTCTCGAGACGACAATAACCGCGGATGAAGGGCACTTCTTCTTTACCTTCCAGGACAGTAACCTGAAGATCGCGGTTCCGGAACGATACCATAACGTAGTGAGCGCCGGGTTCAGATGTAAGATGGGAGTCCGCCCGATGGATGTACTGATCGGAGGAGCGGATTCCGTGGGCACGCCGGAGGAGGTCGCCACATTCGAGAATCTGGGAGATGAACGGCGCATCGGCATCCACGTAGGCGAGGCGCTGCTCATGCTCATCACAGATGATGAGACCCGGTATAAGAGCGGCGATATCATTAAACTGGAAGTCCGGGGAGAGAAGACGCACCTGTTTGACATTGAGACAGGAGAACGTATTCGAGAATAG
- a CDS encoding ABC transporter substrate-binding protein produces MKKRVISVLLCAVMVGTMLAGCGGGSGSGGSDDGKAKSSGKAEDFDWKNYDGTTINVMFNEHNYSKAVISKIKEFEELTGIKVEYSSTPESNYFDKLNTSLSSRSGTPDVYMTGAYQVWEYASAGYMEPLEDYINDASKTAADYNYDDFISATVDPLKWDLVPGHAVGEGSQWALPMGWELNNLAYNKKVFEEKGITVPTTTDELLETAKSLNEFNGSGSYGIAVRGTREWATIHPGYMSLFATWGGKDFAIEDGKLVCQLDSKEAIEMTDYWVKLIKEAGAPQWSNYTWYEASSDLGAGKAAMLFDATSAGYFQNYEGASDQSGNIAWSTIPLPEGKTEADMKANVWIWSLAMNADSKNKDAAWYFIQYFTSPDYMLYAGTDGASPDTPRTSVMESDEYKAIVGKADNYLESIDVLSKNATIQFTPQPYFFECTTKWAEVLQDLVLTDKYSSTEDAMKQLKKDLDTIVSDLEVSE; encoded by the coding sequence ATGAAAAAAAGAGTAATCAGCGTTCTTTTGTGTGCAGTTATGGTTGGTACCATGCTGGCAGGATGCGGCGGCGGTTCCGGCTCCGGCGGAAGTGACGACGGAAAAGCAAAGTCAAGCGGAAAGGCCGAAGACTTTGACTGGAAGAATTATGACGGCACGACGATCAACGTAATGTTCAATGAACACAATTATTCCAAAGCAGTTATTTCCAAGATAAAAGAGTTTGAAGAGCTGACAGGTATCAAGGTTGAGTATTCATCCACTCCTGAGTCCAACTATTTTGACAAACTGAACACGTCTCTGAGCAGCCGTTCCGGTACGCCGGACGTATATATGACAGGTGCTTATCAGGTTTGGGAATATGCATCTGCCGGCTATATGGAGCCATTGGAGGATTACATAAATGACGCTTCCAAGACAGCGGCGGACTATAATTATGACGATTTTATCAGCGCCACAGTTGATCCGCTTAAATGGGACCTCGTACCGGGCCATGCAGTTGGCGAAGGTTCTCAGTGGGCGCTTCCGATGGGATGGGAATTAAATAACCTTGCATACAACAAGAAAGTATTTGAGGAAAAAGGGATCACAGTTCCAACAACGACGGACGAACTGCTTGAGACAGCCAAATCTCTCAATGAATTCAACGGTTCCGGTTCCTACGGCATCGCAGTACGCGGTACGCGTGAATGGGCGACCATACATCCCGGATACATGTCATTATTCGCAACATGGGGCGGAAAAGACTTTGCGATCGAAGACGGCAAACTGGTATGTCAGCTGGATTCCAAAGAAGCGATCGAAATGACAGACTACTGGGTAAAACTGATCAAAGAAGCAGGCGCTCCGCAGTGGTCCAACTATACATGGTATGAGGCCAGTTCAGACCTCGGCGCAGGAAAAGCCGCTATGTTATTCGACGCTACAAGCGCAGGCTATTTCCAGAACTATGAAGGCGCGTCTGATCAGTCAGGCAATATTGCATGGTCAACCATACCGCTTCCGGAAGGAAAGACAGAAGCTGATATGAAAGCAAATGTATGGATCTGGTCACTGGCTATGAACGCTGACTCAAAAAATAAGGATGCCGCATGGTACTTTATCCAGTATTTCACAAGCCCGGATTACATGCTTTACGCAGGAACTGACGGGGCAAGCCCGGATACACCGCGTACATCTGTAATGGAGAGCGATGAGTACAAAGCGATCGTCGGCAAAGCAGACAACTATCTTGAATCCATCGATGTGCTGTCAAAGAATGCGACCATTCAGTTCACACCGCAGCCATACTTCTTCGAGTGTACGACAAAGTGGGCGGAGGTACTTCAGGATCTTGTGCTCACCGACAAGTATTCGTCCACAGAGGATGCCATGAAGCAGCTTAAGAAAGATCTGGATACGATCGTATCTGATCTGGAAGTATCTGAATAA
- a CDS encoding erythritol/L-threitol dehydrogenase: MSNLPEKMKAIVAYAPGDYRFEMVDTPRAGEGEMILKVEACGICAGDTKAYAGAASFWGFDGQAKYIKEPMIPGHEFVGTVVEMGDKVKGNWKIGDRICPEQIVPCGECMFCKTGRHWMCEKHDLFGFQNNVNGGMAEYVKLTKEAIPYLVPADMPLEQAALIEPYGCSFHCVERAQVTPRDFVVLSGVGTLGLGMVGALRQANPKCLVVLDMNETRLAKAVEFGADIAMNPAKEDVVAKIKEMTGGYGCDIYIEATGHPSSVQQGLDAIRKMGRFVEFSVFGQPVTVDWSIISDRKELDLLGVHLSPFCYDTVIEWIGSGKLPTEGVVTHKFPLEKWEEGFHIAKTGENGAMKVILVPDMEA, from the coding sequence ATGAGCAATTTACCTGAAAAAATGAAAGCGATCGTCGCCTATGCTCCGGGCGACTACAGATTTGAGATGGTCGATACGCCAAGAGCAGGCGAAGGGGAGATGATCCTGAAAGTCGAGGCGTGCGGTATCTGCGCGGGGGATACAAAAGCCTACGCCGGGGCAGCCAGCTTCTGGGGCTTTGACGGGCAGGCGAAATACATAAAAGAACCGATGATCCCCGGCCATGAATTTGTGGGGACTGTCGTGGAGATGGGAGATAAAGTAAAGGGAAACTGGAAGATCGGGGACAGGATATGTCCGGAACAGATCGTGCCGTGCGGGGAGTGTATGTTCTGTAAGACAGGCCGCCACTGGATGTGTGAGAAACATGATCTGTTCGGCTTTCAGAATAATGTAAACGGCGGCATGGCAGAGTATGTGAAGCTTACGAAAGAGGCGATCCCTTATCTCGTGCCGGCAGATATGCCGTTGGAACAGGCTGCTCTGATCGAGCCTTACGGCTGTTCCTTCCACTGTGTGGAACGGGCGCAGGTGACACCGAGAGATTTCGTTGTACTCTCGGGCGTGGGAACACTCGGTCTCGGGATGGTCGGCGCCCTGAGACAGGCAAACCCGAAATGTCTTGTCGTACTGGACATGAATGAAACTCGTCTTGCAAAAGCAGTAGAATTCGGAGCGGATATTGCAATGAATCCTGCAAAAGAGGACGTTGTCGCAAAAATCAAAGAGATGACAGGAGGCTACGGCTGCGACATCTATATAGAAGCAACCGGACATCCTTCAAGTGTACAGCAGGGGCTGGACGCGATCCGCAAGATGGGGCGTTTTGTAGAATTCTCCGTATTCGGACAGCCGGTAACGGTAGACTGGTCCATTATTTCCGACAGGAAAGAGCTGGATCTTCTCGGCGTACATCTGAGTCCGTTCTGTTATGACACGGTCATCGAATGGATCGGCAGCGGAAAGCTTCCGACAGAAGGCGTTGTCACTCATAAATTTCCGCTGGAGAAATGGGAAGAAGGATTCCACATTGCCAAGACAGGTGAAAATGGGGCGATGAAAGTGATTCTCGTTCCGGATATGGAAGCATAA
- a CDS encoding L-ribulose-5-phosphate 3-epimerase has protein sequence MSFKDTYRLGVYEKAAPAELSWEERLAAAKEAGFDYIEMSIDETDMRMSRLDWCDEQIYELLETEKRVGIPIETICFSAQRKYPLGSRKWEKEAKELLRKGVLFARKMGIRIIQTQGYDCYYEETSDKTTRERFYRNLEEGTMFAASHGVMLAMETMENDFMNTVEKAMHSVNRVNSPYLQVYPDIGNISNATKDVAGDITTGRGHIAAAHLKETVIGKFREIPYGTGQVDFPGAIAKLYEHGVRRYVAEYWYCGEENWREIARSNREFLDRQFEKARQLLGIPEDISA, from the coding sequence ATGTCGTTTAAGGATACATACAGATTAGGCGTCTATGAAAAAGCAGCTCCTGCGGAACTGTCATGGGAAGAGCGCCTGGCGGCGGCAAAGGAAGCCGGTTTTGATTATATAGAGATGAGTATTGACGAGACTGATATGAGGATGTCGCGGCTTGACTGGTGCGACGAGCAGATATATGAGCTGCTGGAGACAGAAAAACGAGTTGGGATCCCAATTGAGACTATCTGCTTCAGTGCACAGAGAAAATACCCGCTCGGCAGCAGGAAGTGGGAAAAGGAGGCAAAGGAGCTTCTGCGAAAAGGCGTTCTCTTTGCCCGGAAAATGGGTATCCGGATCATCCAGACTCAGGGCTATGACTGTTACTACGAGGAGACGAGCGATAAGACGACGCGGGAGAGATTCTACAGAAATCTGGAAGAGGGAACGATGTTTGCCGCCTCCCACGGTGTAATGCTTGCTATGGAGACGATGGAAAATGATTTTATGAACACAGTGGAAAAGGCGATGCACAGCGTGAACCGGGTCAATTCTCCTTATCTGCAGGTGTATCCCGATATCGGCAACATTTCCAATGCCACGAAAGATGTGGCTGGAGATATCACCACCGGCAGGGGGCATATAGCGGCGGCCCATTTAAAAGAGACCGTGATAGGAAAGTTCAGGGAGATCCCTTACGGGACAGGGCAGGTTGACTTTCCCGGGGCCATCGCAAAACTGTATGAGCATGGAGTCAGAAGGTACGTCGCTGAGTATTGGTACTGCGGGGAAGAAAACTGGAGAGAAATTGCGCGCTCTAACAGAGAGTTTCTGGACAGACAGTTTGAAAAGGCGAGGCAGCTGCTCGGAATACCAGAAGATATCAGCGCGTAA
- a CDS encoding FGGY-family carbohydrate kinase encodes MGKYVIGLDNGGTSTKAAIFDLSGKEIASAGRQTKVITPRSGYTERDMEELWLANCDCVKRALLKAGTDGRDVLGIAVCGHGKGLYPWGKNGKPAYNGIISTDSRAWKYPKKWHENGVYESLRGQLCQELMACQQVALLAWFKEHHRDVYDNIKYVFSVKDYIRYRLTGEAYSEATDISGSGLMDVKHAQFDREILEKLGIGEVYEKLAPVRYSYDLCGTITKEAAKLTGLLEGTPVAGGMFDIDACAVAVNVMSPDELCTIAGTWSINEYISETPVMDGSIAMNSLFAVPGYYLVEECSATSSGNLEWFLENCMEHEHIPEGKNIYDVVNEKVDSIPPEESEVYFLPFLYGSNAHPLGKGAFVGLTTYHDKAHMLRAVYEGVVYSHKTHIERLLSSRKPPEAVRMAGGAVNSGVWVQMFADALGFPIETVEAKELGALGCGMAAAIAAGVYKDYKDAAEHMVHVSGRIYPDEAKTAVYQRKYEKYREIVRALDTVWGQFEV; translated from the coding sequence ATGGGAAAGTATGTGATCGGCCTGGACAATGGCGGCACTTCTACGAAAGCGGCCATATTTGATCTAAGCGGAAAAGAAATTGCCTCTGCGGGCAGGCAGACAAAAGTTATCACCCCAAGATCCGGTTATACGGAGCGGGATATGGAAGAGTTGTGGCTGGCAAACTGTGACTGTGTAAAACGGGCGCTTTTAAAAGCGGGGACAGACGGCAGAGACGTGCTTGGGATCGCTGTGTGCGGACACGGCAAGGGCCTGTACCCGTGGGGGAAAAACGGTAAACCTGCGTATAACGGGATCATTTCCACCGACAGCCGGGCATGGAAATATCCGAAGAAATGGCATGAGAACGGAGTCTATGAAAGTCTGCGCGGACAGCTTTGCCAGGAACTGATGGCCTGTCAGCAGGTGGCGCTTCTCGCGTGGTTTAAAGAGCATCACAGAGATGTATATGACAATATTAAATACGTATTTTCCGTGAAGGACTATATCCGGTACCGCCTTACCGGGGAGGCTTACAGTGAAGCGACAGACATATCCGGCTCCGGGCTCATGGATGTGAAACATGCACAGTTTGACAGGGAGATACTGGAAAAGCTCGGCATAGGAGAGGTGTATGAGAAGCTGGCGCCGGTGAGATACTCCTATGATCTGTGCGGGACGATCACAAAAGAGGCGGCAAAGCTTACCGGACTTCTGGAGGGCACGCCTGTGGCAGGCGGAATGTTCGACATTGACGCGTGTGCGGTGGCGGTCAATGTCATGTCGCCGGACGAATTGTGTACGATTGCCGGGACGTGGAGTATCAACGAATATATCTCCGAGACGCCGGTCATGGACGGAAGCATTGCCATGAATTCCCTTTTCGCCGTGCCGGGATATTACCTCGTGGAAGAGTGCAGCGCCACATCCTCAGGTAATCTGGAATGGTTTTTAGAAAACTGTATGGAACATGAGCACATACCGGAAGGTAAAAATATATACGACGTGGTGAATGAAAAGGTTGACAGCATACCGCCGGAGGAGTCGGAGGTCTATTTTCTTCCCTTCCTCTATGGATCTAACGCGCATCCGCTTGGCAAGGGAGCATTTGTCGGACTTACGACTTATCACGATAAAGCACATATGCTGCGGGCAGTTTACGAGGGAGTCGTGTATTCCCATAAGACACATATTGAGCGTCTGCTGTCTTCGAGAAAGCCGCCGGAGGCGGTCCGCATGGCCGGAGGCGCGGTAAACTCCGGCGTATGGGTGCAGATGTTCGCGGATGCGCTCGGCTTCCCGATCGAGACGGTGGAGGCAAAGGAACTGGGCGCCCTCGGCTGCGGAATGGCCGCGGCCATCGCGGCGGGCGTATACAAAGACTATAAAGACGCGGCTGAGCATATGGTGCACGTATCGGGCCGGATATATCCGGATGAGGCGAAGACTGCAGTCTATCAGAGAAAGTACGAAAAATACCGGGAGATAGTCCGGGCGCTTGATACTGTCTGGGGACAGTTTGAAGTATAA
- a CDS encoding carbohydrate ABC transporter permease has translation MKEQKKDSAAVSELNVVPFKTRMRPYLIVAPALIITIGIMIPFVMSIYFSLTSYSFRMPTYSFIGLKNWITILQSSGFWKSVWVTLRYAFFSTALEMGIGLGIAMLLNNLENRFSKILRVVLIFPLMVAPITATIIWQLMLNNSVGIVEKFLNFFGVYNFPWAASASTAMMTVVMIDVWVNTSFCMLLVLAGLQSLPKSPFESAKIDGGSAWFNFRNLTLPMLKPSLYIALLFRLMAALQEYAIIFGLTKGGPGDTLMNLSLTSYQTGFQFQKFGFALPYILVLWVFINIVAKQIVKRQRAAQRLASGQDEQ, from the coding sequence ATGAAAGAGCAGAAAAAAGACAGTGCTGCCGTCAGCGAGCTGAATGTAGTGCCGTTTAAGACGAGAATGCGTCCCTATCTGATAGTAGCTCCGGCACTGATCATTACGATCGGAATCATGATACCCTTTGTAATGTCCATATATTTCTCATTGACGAGCTATTCATTCAGGATGCCGACGTACAGCTTTATCGGATTGAAAAACTGGATCACCATACTTCAATCCTCCGGATTCTGGAAATCGGTATGGGTAACGTTAAGATATGCATTTTTCAGCACGGCGCTGGAGATGGGGATAGGACTCGGGATCGCCATGCTGCTGAACAATCTGGAGAACCGCTTTTCCAAGATTTTAAGAGTCGTACTTATATTCCCGCTGATGGTCGCGCCGATCACCGCCACCATTATCTGGCAGCTCATGCTGAACAACTCTGTAGGAATCGTGGAAAAGTTCCTGAACTTCTTCGGCGTATATAACTTTCCGTGGGCGGCCAGTGCATCCACGGCGATGATGACGGTCGTAATGATAGACGTGTGGGTCAACACTTCATTCTGTATGCTGCTTGTACTTGCCGGACTACAGTCTCTTCCGAAGTCACCGTTTGAGTCGGCGAAGATCGACGGCGGAAGCGCATGGTTTAATTTCCGGAATCTGACGCTGCCTATGCTGAAGCCGAGCTTATACATTGCTCTGCTGTTCCGTCTCATGGCGGCGCTCCAGGAATATGCCATCATATTCGGCCTGACAAAAGGAGGACCGGGCGATACACTTATGAACCTGTCTCTGACCTCTTACCAGACCGGGTTCCAGTTCCAGAAATTTGGGTTTGCCCTGCCATACATACTTGTCCTATGGGTATTTATCAACATTGTGGCAAAACAGATCGTCAAGAGACAGCGTGCGGCTCAGAGACTGGCTTCCGGGCAGGATGAACAGTGA
- a CDS encoding erythritol/L-threitol dehydrogenase, protein MANQGRTPKTMKALVAYSKDDYRFEAEYPAPECGPDDIIIKTEACGICAGDLKCSHGAAMFWGDEVQPSWVKPPFIPGHEFFGRIVEMGENVEGYELGDRIIADQIVPCGKCRFCKDGHYWMCQPHDMLGFQSYNNGGMAEYVRYPKNCVISRVPEDMSIEQALLVEPYGCSKHAVDRGSITNEDIVVISGAGTLGLGMITYARMKNPKQLIVLDMQDARLEKAKEFGADLVFNPGKCDIDKEIKALTDDYGCDVYIEATGHPSSVIQGLTITRKLGRFVEFSVFGSETTVDWSIIGDRKELDILGAHLSPYAYPFVIDNMMKGNLKTKGVVSSTFAIEEWEKAFDYASGKYGDLKVAFTF, encoded by the coding sequence ATGGCAAATCAGGGAAGGACTCCAAAAACTATGAAGGCGCTTGTGGCATACAGCAAGGATGACTACCGTTTTGAGGCGGAATATCCGGCGCCGGAATGCGGGCCCGACGACATTATCATTAAGACAGAGGCCTGCGGTATATGCGCGGGAGATCTGAAGTGCAGCCACGGAGCGGCAATGTTCTGGGGAGACGAAGTACAGCCTTCATGGGTGAAACCTCCGTTTATTCCGGGACACGAGTTCTTTGGACGCATTGTGGAGATGGGAGAAAATGTCGAAGGGTATGAACTGGGCGACAGGATCATCGCGGACCAGATCGTTCCGTGCGGCAAGTGCCGGTTCTGTAAGGACGGCCATTACTGGATGTGCCAGCCTCACGATATGCTGGGATTCCAGTCATACAATAACGGCGGTATGGCAGAGTATGTAAGATATCCGAAGAACTGTGTCATCAGCCGTGTGCCTGAGGATATGAGCATTGAGCAGGCGCTTCTCGTGGAGCCTTACGGCTGTTCCAAACACGCGGTAGACAGGGGAAGCATCACAAACGAAGACATTGTAGTCATCTCCGGCGCAGGGACACTGGGGCTTGGAATGATCACATACGCCAGAATGAAAAATCCTAAACAACTGATCGTGCTTGATATGCAGGATGCCCGTCTGGAAAAAGCAAAAGAATTTGGTGCGGATCTCGTATTCAACCCCGGAAAATGTGACATAGACAAAGAAATAAAAGCATTGACAGACGACTACGGCTGCGATGTATATATCGAGGCCACCGGACATCCGTCCAGCGTCATCCAGGGACTTACGATCACAAGAAAGCTCGGCCGCTTTGTAGAATTCAGTGTATTCGGTTCCGAGACGACCGTAGACTGGTCCATCATCGGGGACAGAAAGGAACTGGATATACTTGGCGCGCACCTGAGTCCGTACGCCTACCCATTCGTGATCGACAATATGATGAAAGGCAACTTAAAGACTAAAGGCGTAGTGTCAAGCACCTTTGCCATTGAAGAGTGGGAGAAGGCTTTTGACTATGCATCAGGAAAATACGGCGACTTAAAAGTGGCTTTTACTTTTTGA
- a CDS encoding carbohydrate ABC transporter permease: MESKKMLGRVVQNLLLVIYTIFALFPLLWMLILTIKPDAQMYTTTFVFNPTLDNYRAVIFQSDYLKYMLDSLIVAGGAVAVSVVAGVPAAYALARYNFKKKEDIAFQILSFKFAPEILVVLPLFMLFQKLGIYDSYFGLIWVYQLICMPLLIWVVRGYFEDISVEIEHAAQVDGYTWYQIFFKMLVPLIKPGLVSAALLAFIFAWNSFTFPLILAGTNVQPITVAITKFLGTDSAHYGQLAVAATVSALPAIIFALCIQKHLVRGLSFGAVKG; encoded by the coding sequence ATGGAAAGTAAAAAAATGCTGGGCCGTGTCGTCCAGAATTTACTGTTAGTCATATATACGATTTTTGCTTTGTTTCCATTGTTATGGATGCTTATCCTGACAATCAAGCCCGATGCGCAGATGTATACAACGACATTTGTATTCAACCCTACATTGGACAATTACAGAGCAGTCATATTCCAGTCGGACTATCTGAAATATATGTTAGACAGTCTGATCGTCGCGGGAGGCGCGGTAGCCGTCTCCGTTGTCGCGGGAGTTCCTGCCGCGTACGCGCTGGCGAGATATAATTTTAAGAAAAAGGAAGACATCGCGTTCCAGATACTGTCTTTTAAATTTGCGCCTGAGATCCTCGTAGTGCTGCCTCTGTTTATGCTCTTCCAGAAATTGGGCATCTATGATTCCTATTTCGGGCTTATATGGGTATATCAGCTGATCTGTATGCCTCTGCTCATCTGGGTGGTGAGGGGATATTTTGAGGATATTTCAGTTGAGATCGAACATGCGGCCCAGGTAGACGGTTACACATGGTACCAGATCTTCTTTAAGATGCTTGTGCCTCTTATAAAGCCGGGACTCGTATCTGCCGCGCTTCTGGCATTTATCTTCGCATGGAACAGCTTCACGTTCCCGTTGATCCTGGCCGGTACGAACGTTCAGCCGATAACAGTTGCCATCACAAAGTTCCTCGGAACAGACAGCGCCCATTACGGACAGCTGGCCGTTGCGGCGACTGTATCTGCGTTACCCGCGATCATATTCGCATTATGTATACAGAAACATTTGGTGCGAGGCCTGAGTTTTGGTGCAGTGAAGGGATAG